The Hymenobacter sp. DG01 genome has a segment encoding these proteins:
- a CDS encoding TonB family protein, protein MLSEFRRLIVSGLILAACGTAQAQAPEQAPANGTVYTYVEQMPVFPGGQTALYQAIGQSIIYPTEALQQRLQGRVFVKFIVAASGKVEGATVVKSLHPLLDAEAVKAINNLPAWEPGRQVGRPVAVSYAVPITFRLPLNVEEILAERLGKAPALPEKRHARFPGGPEALYSYLRKAPYPESARSSKLVGKVFVTVDLDADGHVTKATSIVPSGKGKKLPADVAALHSAAQEYLSQMPAWEPAVAKGQPTASTITLPVSYQEDSANLLAQLLAQPIYPYLDEMPVPLKEDLISASSYRIRYPASALRNQIQGEVLVYFVVDEQGKVTQPTVIRSVDPVLDEEALRVVKGFADFTPGRQNGKPASMFFVVPVTFAIK, encoded by the coding sequence ATGCTTTCTGAATTTCGGCGGCTGATTGTCAGCGGCCTTATACTAGCGGCATGTGGTACTGCTCAGGCGCAAGCGCCTGAGCAGGCTCCGGCCAATGGCACAGTGTACACCTATGTGGAGCAGATGCCTGTATTCCCTGGCGGACAAACCGCCCTGTATCAGGCAATTGGCCAGTCTATTATTTACCCTACGGAAGCGTTACAGCAACGCTTGCAGGGGCGAGTATTCGTGAAGTTTATTGTAGCCGCTTCAGGTAAGGTAGAAGGAGCCACGGTAGTAAAAAGCCTGCATCCGCTTCTCGACGCGGAGGCAGTTAAGGCCATCAACAACCTTCCGGCCTGGGAGCCAGGTAGGCAGGTAGGTCGCCCCGTGGCAGTGTCTTATGCCGTGCCTATCACCTTTCGGCTGCCCTTAAATGTGGAGGAGATTCTGGCTGAGCGACTTGGAAAAGCCCCAGCCCTACCTGAAAAGAGGCATGCCCGATTTCCGGGCGGCCCAGAAGCCTTGTATTCTTACTTGCGCAAGGCTCCTTACCCCGAGTCTGCTCGTTCTAGCAAGCTTGTAGGAAAAGTATTTGTGACAGTTGACCTTGACGCAGATGGTCACGTAACCAAGGCCACATCTATTGTCCCTTCGGGCAAAGGCAAAAAGCTGCCTGCAGATGTGGCGGCCTTGCACTCGGCTGCACAAGAATATCTGAGCCAGATGCCGGCTTGGGAGCCAGCCGTTGCCAAAGGGCAGCCAACCGCCAGCACGATTACGCTGCCTGTTAGCTATCAAGAAGACTCTGCTAATCTTTTAGCACAGCTTCTGGCCCAGCCTATTTACCCGTACCTGGATGAGATGCCGGTCCCGCTGAAGGAAGACCTGATCAGCGCTTCGTCTTATCGTATCAGGTACCCCGCTTCGGCCCTGCGTAACCAAATTCAAGGGGAAGTACTCGTGTACTTCGTTGTAGATGAACAGGGGAAAGTTACGCAGCCAACGGTCATTCGCTCCGTGGACCCGGTCCTCGATGAGGAGGCGTTGCGCGTGGTAAAGGGCTTCGCCGATTTCACCCCAGGCCGCCAGAACGGCAAACCAGCCAGCATGTTTTTCGTCGTTCCGGTGACGTTTGCCATTAAATAA
- a CDS encoding aspartate-semialdehyde dehydrogenase — translation MKVAVVGATGLVGGEMLKVLAERNFPVTELLPVASERSVGQEIEFQGKKYKVVSMDDAIAARPAVAIFSAGGSISKEQAPRFAEVGTVVIDNSSAWRMDPTKKLVVPEINAKEITPDDKIIANPNCSTIQMVVALNKLHETYKVQRIVVSTYQSVTGTGKKAVDQLMQERSGQEVTSQAYPHPIDLNVLPHIDVFEDNGYTKEEMKMVKETKKILGDDSIRVTATTVRIPVVGGHSEAVNVEFEQEFELEDVLRILRETEGVEVVDDVKNNVYPMPKDAHGRDAVLVGRLRRDETQPRTLNMWVVADNLRKGAATNAVQIAEKMLQMGLLQA, via the coding sequence ATGAAAGTAGCCGTAGTAGGCGCCACCGGCCTGGTCGGGGGCGAAATGCTGAAAGTACTGGCCGAGCGCAACTTCCCGGTCACTGAACTCCTGCCCGTGGCCTCCGAACGCTCGGTAGGTCAGGAAATCGAATTCCAGGGCAAGAAATACAAGGTGGTGAGCATGGACGACGCCATTGCGGCCCGCCCGGCCGTGGCCATCTTCTCGGCCGGCGGCTCCATTTCCAAAGAGCAGGCCCCGCGCTTCGCTGAAGTCGGCACCGTGGTTATCGACAACTCCTCGGCCTGGCGCATGGACCCCACTAAAAAGCTGGTGGTACCCGAAATCAACGCCAAGGAAATTACCCCCGACGATAAAATCATTGCCAACCCCAACTGCTCTACCATTCAAATGGTGGTGGCCCTCAACAAGCTGCACGAAACCTACAAGGTGCAGCGCATTGTGGTGAGCACCTACCAGAGCGTGACGGGCACCGGCAAAAAAGCCGTGGACCAGCTCATGCAGGAGCGCTCCGGCCAGGAAGTAACGAGCCAAGCTTACCCCCACCCTATCGACCTGAACGTGCTGCCCCACATCGACGTGTTCGAGGACAACGGCTACACCAAGGAGGAGATGAAGATGGTGAAGGAAACCAAGAAAATCCTCGGCGACGACAGCATCCGGGTGACGGCTACCACCGTGCGGATTCCGGTAGTAGGCGGCCACTCCGAAGCCGTGAACGTGGAGTTTGAGCAGGAATTCGAGTTGGAAGACGTGCTCCGCATCCTGCGCGAAACGGAAGGCGTGGAAGTGGTGGACGACGTGAAGAACAACGTGTACCCCATGCCCAAAGACGCCCATGGCCGTGACGCCGTGCTCGTAGGTCGCCTCCGCCGCGACGAAACCCAGCCCCGCACCCTCAATATGTGGGTAGTGGCCGACAACCTGCGCAAAGGCGCCGCTACCAACGCCGTCCAGATTGCCGAAAAAATGCTGCAGATGGGCCTGCTGCAGGCCTAG
- a CDS encoding lamin tail domain-containing protein — MKLLLLLALCLGATTATAQLTDSFADGNFTQNPAWTGEVAAFQVNPAQQLQTNGPSVTGSEVQLVTPCAATTGTTWEFWANLKLATSGGNYADVWLMADAPDLKAAGTKGYFVRLGGTPDEVALFRKDATGSPVYVINGQDATLNSATNNLVRVRVTRSTSNVWTLERDLTGGTSYTPEGTATDATYQRSAYFGVYATYSSANNRGFYFDDFRVTDSTAPLLLRAAAPGARQLTLTFNEAVAASQSAGNYRLAGSGGPAVTAALRDATDPTLVHLTLAADLSLGSVTVEARNVADVFGSVAAGPLTATFQNNGFAVAPALNQLLITEILADETPSVGLPASEFVEIHNPSATAVLDLAGVRLLKQGSTGNPAVFPAGAVLLPGEYAVVCGSTRTAQFAGYGKVFGLTNFPSLTNSGDQLVLRGKDGRTLFEVSYSDAWYRDARKKEGGWTLEIIDPANPCGGPENWQASQDASGGTPGRTNSVRATNPDRTAPTLLRTLALTPTTVRLYFGEKLDSAAAAVPALYTLTPATAITRVVPVGPNFRLVDLTLATPLTANQPVTVIVQRFLDCVGNASGPATSATFALPASVAAGDVVINEILFNPRSGGVDFVEVLNRSGKYLDVQGWQVGSERAGGTLDAEPVSGSPVLLPPGGLLAFTTSLPVLQSQYPASINPANVLQVPALPTLPDDAGVAVLLDAQARPLDRVAYSEKQHLKLLDDVNGVSLERIRATGPSEAGNFHSAAGSAGYATPGRPNSQQQADPTGSDVLTLAPELFTPDDDGQQDFTTLSYQLDAPGYVGSVKIYDAQGRLARQLVRNETLNTKGFWQWDGLTDRGQKAAVGYYVLLIELFKPSGGQKQQYRKTVVVGARF, encoded by the coding sequence GTGAAACTATTGCTACTGCTGGCCCTGTGCCTGGGCGCCACCACAGCTACGGCCCAGCTGACCGATTCCTTTGCCGACGGCAACTTCACCCAGAATCCCGCTTGGACCGGCGAGGTGGCCGCTTTTCAGGTTAACCCGGCCCAGCAGCTGCAAACCAACGGCCCCTCCGTAACGGGGTCCGAAGTGCAGCTGGTTACGCCATGCGCCGCCACCACGGGCACTACCTGGGAGTTCTGGGCCAACCTGAAGCTGGCTACCAGCGGCGGCAACTACGCCGATGTGTGGCTGATGGCCGATGCTCCCGACCTGAAAGCGGCCGGTACCAAAGGCTACTTCGTGCGGCTGGGCGGTACCCCCGATGAGGTGGCCCTGTTCCGGAAAGATGCCACCGGCAGCCCGGTTTATGTGATTAACGGGCAAGATGCTACCCTTAACTCCGCCACCAATAACCTGGTGCGGGTGCGCGTGACGCGCAGCACCTCCAACGTCTGGACCCTGGAGCGCGACCTGACCGGCGGCACCTCCTACACTCCCGAAGGCACGGCCACCGATGCTACCTATCAGCGCAGTGCCTACTTCGGGGTGTATGCTACCTACTCTTCAGCCAATAACCGCGGGTTTTACTTCGATGATTTCCGGGTGACGGATAGCACGGCGCCCCTGCTCTTGCGGGCCGCCGCGCCCGGCGCCCGCCAGCTCACCCTGACCTTCAACGAGGCGGTAGCCGCTAGCCAGTCGGCCGGCAATTACCGGCTGGCAGGCAGCGGCGGCCCGGCCGTAACTGCTGCCCTCCGGGATGCCACCGACCCTACGCTGGTGCACCTGACCCTGGCCGCCGACCTATCACTGGGCAGCGTAACGGTAGAGGCCCGTAACGTGGCCGATGTGTTCGGAAGCGTGGCGGCGGGCCCACTCACGGCGACTTTTCAGAACAACGGCTTTGCGGTAGCACCGGCGCTGAACCAACTGCTCATCACCGAAATTCTGGCCGATGAAACGCCCAGTGTAGGGCTGCCGGCTTCTGAGTTCGTGGAGATTCACAATCCTTCAGCCACCGCCGTACTGGATTTGGCCGGGGTTCGGCTCCTGAAGCAGGGTAGCACCGGCAACCCGGCCGTGTTTCCGGCCGGCGCGGTACTGCTGCCAGGCGAGTACGCGGTGGTGTGCGGGAGCACCCGCACAGCGCAATTCGCGGGCTACGGTAAAGTATTCGGGCTAACTAACTTCCCCAGCCTGACCAACAGCGGCGACCAGCTGGTGCTACGGGGAAAAGACGGCCGTACCCTGTTTGAAGTCAGCTACTCCGATGCCTGGTACCGCGACGCCCGCAAGAAGGAAGGCGGCTGGACCCTGGAAATAATAGACCCCGCCAACCCCTGCGGCGGCCCCGAAAACTGGCAGGCCAGCCAGGATGCCAGCGGCGGTACGCCCGGCCGCACCAACTCCGTGCGCGCCACCAACCCCGACCGCACCGCGCCCACTTTGCTCCGGACTCTGGCCCTTACCCCAACCACAGTGCGGCTGTATTTCGGGGAAAAGCTGGACAGCGCTGCGGCGGCCGTTCCGGCCCTCTACACCCTCACGCCTGCTACTGCCATTACCCGCGTAGTGCCTGTTGGCCCCAATTTCCGGTTGGTGGATTTGACCCTAGCAACTCCCCTGACGGCTAACCAGCCCGTGACGGTAATCGTGCAGCGCTTCCTCGATTGTGTAGGCAACGCCAGCGGCCCGGCTACCTCGGCCACGTTTGCTTTGCCCGCCTCGGTAGCCGCCGGCGACGTGGTTATCAACGAAATTCTATTCAACCCGCGCTCTGGTGGGGTTGATTTTGTGGAGGTGCTGAACCGCTCCGGCAAGTACCTAGATGTGCAGGGCTGGCAGGTGGGTAGTGAGCGGGCCGGCGGCACCCTGGATGCGGAACCCGTGAGCGGCTCCCCGGTATTGCTGCCACCCGGCGGCTTATTGGCCTTTACCACCAGCCTGCCGGTGCTGCAAAGCCAGTACCCCGCCAGCATCAATCCGGCCAATGTGCTGCAGGTGCCTGCCCTGCCCACCCTGCCCGATGATGCCGGGGTAGCAGTACTGCTCGATGCCCAGGCCCGGCCCCTGGACCGTGTGGCCTACTCCGAAAAACAACACCTCAAGCTTCTTGACGACGTGAATGGCGTGTCGCTGGAGCGGATTCGGGCTACGGGGCCGAGTGAGGCCGGCAATTTTCACTCGGCAGCCGGCAGCGCGGGCTACGCTACACCCGGCCGCCCGAACTCCCAGCAGCAGGCGGACCCTACTGGCTCAGATGTATTGACCTTGGCGCCCGAGCTGTTCACCCCCGATGACGACGGCCAGCAGGATTTCACTACCCTCAGCTATCAGTTAGATGCTCCGGGCTACGTGGGCTCCGTGAAGATTTATGACGCCCAAGGCCGCTTGGCCCGCCAACTGGTGCGCAACGAAACCCTGAACACGAAAGGCTTCTGGCAGTGGGACGGCCTCACCGACCGGGGCCAGAAAGCCGCCGTGGGCTACTACGTGCTGCTCATTGAGCTGTTCAAGCCCAGTGGCGGACAGAAGCAGCAATATCGGAAAACGGTGGTGGTAGGAGCCCGTTTCTGA
- a CDS encoding transporter gives MFISRYLALLGLLASAGLAQAQDKPKTCPYDSAHFNLFKPVPRNQLRPLRPDRPGVTESPFTVDAGHFQTETDALRVVNEREGTSRGRELKVAYTTLKMGLSRRTDVQVEMPLYKVEKEREAGETDWQRQASFGDVAVRLKHNFLGDDQEGPIAMAVVAYTRLPTGSKTGSGAVEGGLIVPVNIELPDRFNLDLQVQGDLNYDREQGKHYARVMPSIALDHEFTDVFSFLAEGVTQWDAQRKGWRSSLNLAPIFTLNENLQVDFGTHLALSKEMDREFFVGFTFRR, from the coding sequence ATGTTCATCTCCCGTTACCTCGCACTGCTGGGCCTACTGGCTTCGGCCGGCCTGGCCCAGGCCCAGGACAAGCCCAAGACTTGTCCCTACGACTCGGCCCACTTCAACCTGTTCAAGCCGGTGCCGCGCAACCAGCTGCGGCCCCTGCGGCCCGACCGCCCCGGCGTGACGGAAAGCCCATTTACAGTGGATGCCGGACACTTCCAGACGGAAACCGACGCCCTCCGCGTGGTGAATGAGCGGGAAGGCACCTCACGCGGCCGGGAGTTGAAGGTGGCTTACACTACCCTGAAAATGGGCCTGAGTCGCCGTACTGATGTGCAGGTGGAAATGCCGCTTTACAAGGTAGAGAAGGAACGCGAAGCCGGCGAAACCGACTGGCAGCGCCAGGCTAGCTTCGGCGACGTGGCCGTGCGGCTCAAGCACAACTTCCTCGGCGACGACCAGGAAGGCCCCATTGCCATGGCCGTGGTAGCCTACACTCGCCTGCCTACGGGCAGCAAAACCGGCAGCGGCGCCGTAGAAGGCGGCCTGATTGTGCCCGTGAATATCGAGCTACCCGACCGATTCAACCTCGATTTGCAGGTGCAGGGCGACCTGAATTACGACCGGGAACAGGGCAAGCATTATGCCCGCGTGATGCCTTCCATTGCCCTCGACCACGAATTCACGGACGTATTCAGCTTTCTGGCAGAGGGCGTAACGCAGTGGGATGCCCAGCGGAAAGGCTGGCGCTCCTCCCTCAACCTTGCTCCCATCTTCACCCTCAACGAAAACCTGCAGGTAGATTTCGGCACCCACTTGGCCCTAAGCAAAGAAATGGACCGGGAGTTTTTTGTGGGGTTCACGTTTCGGCGGTAG
- a CDS encoding TonB-dependent receptor, whose translation MKQLLLWLALMMSGVAAVAQPTGTVRGVVRSEGKEVPFASIGLKGTTLGTTADEHGSYVVTGVPAGSYRLVGSAVGLLPTERNITVTAGQTTTLHLSLNPGPNALGDVVVSGTLNEVIKSESPVAVELYSPKLFRKNPAVCLFENLTMINGVRPQLNCNVCGTGDIHINGLEGPYTMVLIDGMPLVSSLSTVYGLSGIPSSLIERVEVVKGPASTLYGSEAVGGLINVITKNPAKAPRFSADVFATSHRDVNLDLGVARKIGAASTLLSTNLYHYNQRRDVNNDGFTDVPTQQRVSVFNKWTWARPEQQVASLAGRYYYEDRFGGQLNWSPEHRGLDSIYGESVYTSRYELLGQYQLPVREQKLLLSGTFNQHNQNSAYGTTLYKAVQRVGFGQLTWAKELSIRHNLLTGATYRLTWYDDNTPATASVGPNDTRRNAPDLVQLPGLFVQDEWRLTPDATLLMGLRYDYNSRHGSILSPRLNYKWGRPDGSQVWRVGLGNGYRVVNLFTEDHAALTGARQVVVPEALEPERSWNVNVNYNRFLQLPGGATLTLDGSVFYTYFTNKISPDYDTNPNQIIYRNLDGYAISRGVTLNTDLALSRPLKVMLGVTLLDVFRREKPLEGGPRRRVAQFHSPPFSGTWAVSYTWEKLGLALDYTGQVSSPMALPVFPNDFRPGRSPWYALQNLQATRKLREGLELYGGMKNLFNFLPRHALLRPFDPFDKNVGVDNPQGYTFDTSYNYAPIQGRRLFLGVRYTL comes from the coding sequence ATGAAACAGCTCTTACTTTGGTTGGCCTTGATGATGAGCGGTGTAGCCGCTGTAGCTCAACCTACCGGAACCGTGCGGGGTGTTGTGCGCTCAGAAGGGAAAGAAGTGCCGTTTGCCAGCATCGGGCTGAAGGGTACTACCCTGGGTACCACTGCCGACGAGCACGGTAGCTACGTGGTGACGGGCGTGCCGGCGGGCAGCTACCGGCTGGTGGGTAGCGCCGTGGGGTTGCTACCCACCGAGCGAAACATAACCGTAACGGCCGGCCAAACTACTACCCTCCACCTCAGCCTGAACCCCGGCCCCAACGCCCTCGGCGACGTGGTGGTGAGCGGGACGCTAAACGAGGTGATAAAAAGTGAGTCGCCGGTGGCGGTGGAGCTGTACTCGCCCAAACTGTTTCGGAAAAATCCGGCGGTGTGCCTGTTCGAGAACCTGACGATGATCAACGGGGTGCGGCCTCAGCTGAACTGCAACGTGTGCGGTACCGGCGACATCCACATCAACGGGCTGGAAGGACCGTACACCATGGTGCTGATTGATGGCATGCCGCTGGTGAGCTCCCTGAGCACGGTGTACGGCCTGAGCGGCATTCCGAGCAGCCTCATTGAGCGGGTGGAGGTAGTGAAAGGACCTGCATCCACGCTCTACGGCTCCGAGGCCGTGGGGGGGCTCATCAACGTCATCACCAAAAACCCGGCGAAGGCCCCGCGCTTCTCGGCCGATGTGTTTGCTACCTCCCACCGCGACGTGAACCTCGATCTTGGGGTAGCGCGCAAAATCGGGGCGGCCTCTACCCTACTCAGCACCAACCTCTACCACTACAACCAGCGCCGCGACGTAAACAACGACGGCTTTACCGACGTGCCTACCCAGCAGCGAGTATCGGTGTTCAACAAGTGGACCTGGGCCCGGCCCGAGCAGCAAGTAGCTAGCTTAGCCGGGCGCTATTATTACGAAGACCGGTTTGGGGGCCAGCTGAACTGGAGCCCCGAGCACCGCGGTCTGGACAGCATTTATGGGGAAAGCGTGTACACAAGCCGGTATGAACTACTGGGCCAGTACCAGCTGCCGGTGCGGGAGCAGAAGCTCCTGCTCAGCGGCACCTTCAACCAGCACAACCAGAACTCGGCTTACGGCACTACCCTCTATAAAGCGGTGCAACGGGTCGGCTTCGGGCAGCTGACCTGGGCCAAGGAGCTGAGCATCCGGCACAACCTGCTCACGGGCGCTACCTACCGCCTCACCTGGTACGACGACAATACGCCTGCTACCGCCTCAGTTGGCCCTAACGATACCCGCCGCAACGCCCCCGACCTGGTGCAGCTGCCCGGCTTGTTCGTGCAGGACGAGTGGCGCCTCACGCCCGACGCGACCCTGCTCATGGGCCTGCGCTACGATTACAACTCCCGCCACGGCAGCATCCTGAGTCCGCGCCTGAACTACAAGTGGGGGCGGCCCGATGGCAGCCAGGTGTGGCGTGTGGGGTTGGGCAACGGCTACCGGGTAGTAAATCTGTTCACCGAGGACCACGCGGCCCTTACCGGCGCCCGGCAGGTAGTGGTGCCCGAAGCTCTGGAGCCCGAGCGCAGCTGGAACGTGAACGTGAACTACAACCGCTTTCTGCAGCTGCCCGGCGGCGCTACCCTCACCCTCGATGGCAGCGTGTTCTACACCTACTTCACCAACAAAATCAGCCCCGACTACGACACCAACCCCAACCAGATTATCTACCGCAACCTCGATGGGTACGCCATCAGCCGGGGCGTAACGCTGAACACGGATCTGGCCCTGTCCCGCCCCCTAAAGGTGATGTTGGGCGTGACCTTGCTGGACGTATTTCGGCGGGAAAAGCCCCTGGAAGGCGGTCCGCGGCGCCGGGTAGCGCAGTTCCATTCGCCACCTTTCTCGGGTACTTGGGCTGTCAGCTACACCTGGGAAAAGCTGGGCCTCGCCCTGGATTATACGGGTCAGGTGAGCAGCCCCATGGCGCTGCCTGTCTTCCCGAATGACTTTCGGCCCGGCCGCTCGCCCTGGTACGCTTTACAGAATCTGCAGGCTACGCGCAAGCTGCGCGAAGGACTGGAGCTGTACGGGGGCATGAAGAACCTTTTCAACTTCCTGCCCCGCCACGCCTTGTTGCGTCCCTTCGACCCCTTCGACAAAAACGTGGGGGTCGATAATCCGCAAGGCTACACCTTCGATACCAGCTACAACTACGCCCCTATTCAGGGCCGGCGGCTGTTTTTGGGGGTGCGGTATACGTTGTAA
- a CDS encoding Nramp family divalent metal transporter — protein sequence MPSVLPSTPDTEVTPQTPPEAGWRRARTAPSLQEVFATIRVPAHDASFWRKLMAFWGPGLMVAVGYMDPGNWATDIAGGSRFGYTLLSVILISNLFAMLLQHLAAKLGIVTGRDLAQACRDHFSKPVSMVLWFLCEVAIAACDLAEVIGSAIALNLLFGLPLPWGVVLTILDVMVVLFFQNKGFRVLESIVAGLIVLIFGCFLYEIIVSNPDYFGILSGLVPRPEVVTTPGMLYVAIGILGATVMPHNLYLHSSIVQTRAIEQTEQGKRMAIKFATIDSTVALFLAFFVNAAILITAAAAFHKNGHHEVADINQAYELLAPVLGAGAASIVFAVALLASGQNSTLTGTLAGQIVMEGFLNLRLKPWLRRLITRAIAVVPALIVTLLYGEKGTGELLVLSQVILSFQLSFAVVPLVMFTGSKAKMGVFANKSWVQLLAWLVSGVIILLNVYLLWETFFG from the coding sequence ATGCCTTCAGTGTTACCCTCTACCCCCGATACGGAAGTTACTCCTCAAACGCCACCCGAAGCGGGCTGGCGCCGTGCCCGCACGGCCCCCTCGCTGCAGGAGGTGTTTGCCACCATCCGGGTGCCCGCCCACGATGCCTCGTTCTGGCGAAAGCTCATGGCCTTCTGGGGCCCTGGGCTGATGGTGGCCGTGGGCTACATGGACCCCGGCAACTGGGCCACCGACATTGCCGGTGGCTCCCGCTTTGGCTATACGTTGCTTTCCGTCATTCTGATTTCCAATTTGTTTGCCATGCTGCTCCAGCACCTCGCGGCCAAGCTGGGCATTGTAACGGGGCGCGACCTGGCCCAGGCCTGCCGCGACCATTTTTCGAAGCCGGTAAGCATGGTGCTCTGGTTTTTGTGCGAGGTAGCCATTGCCGCCTGCGACCTGGCCGAGGTTATCGGCTCGGCCATTGCCCTGAACCTGCTATTTGGGTTGCCCCTGCCCTGGGGGGTAGTGCTGACCATTCTGGACGTGATGGTGGTGCTCTTTTTTCAGAACAAGGGGTTCCGGGTGCTGGAAAGCATCGTGGCTGGCCTGATTGTGCTGATTTTCGGCTGCTTTCTGTACGAAATCATCGTATCGAACCCCGATTATTTCGGGATTCTGAGCGGGTTGGTACCCCGACCGGAGGTAGTCACCACACCGGGCATGCTGTATGTGGCCATCGGTATTCTGGGCGCCACCGTCATGCCTCATAACCTGTATCTGCACTCCAGCATTGTACAAACCCGCGCCATTGAGCAGACGGAGCAGGGCAAGCGCATGGCCATCAAGTTTGCCACCATCGACAGCACGGTGGCCCTGTTTCTAGCCTTCTTCGTGAATGCCGCCATTCTGATTACGGCCGCGGCCGCCTTTCACAAAAACGGCCACCACGAGGTAGCTGATATCAACCAGGCCTATGAGCTGCTGGCTCCGGTGCTGGGGGCCGGGGCGGCGTCCATTGTGTTTGCCGTGGCCTTGCTGGCTTCGGGCCAGAACTCTACCCTCACGGGCACCCTGGCCGGGCAGATTGTAATGGAGGGCTTCCTGAACCTGCGCCTCAAGCCCTGGCTGCGCCGCCTGATTACCCGCGCCATTGCCGTGGTGCCGGCCCTTATCGTGACCCTGCTCTACGGAGAAAAAGGCACCGGCGAGCTGCTGGTCCTGAGCCAGGTAATTCTGTCATTTCAACTCAGCTTCGCGGTAGTACCGCTGGTGATGTTTACCGGCAGTAAGGCTAAAATGGGCGTATTCGCCAACAAGTCCTGGGTGCAGTTACTGGCTTGGCTGGTATCCGGCGTCATCATTCTGCTGAACGTGTACCTGCTCTGGGAGACATTCTTCGGGTAG
- a CDS encoding cation diffusion facilitator family transporter encodes MASRLLARSMFSLPLKTRFALLSLVVSVVLVAVKFYAWLLTRSQAVLTDALESIINVVASGFALYSIYLASLPKDENHPYGHGKVEYLSVGFEGGLIWMAGVYIFYTALQSLLHPHAIARPDWGMGLLAFTALVNLGTGFLLVQAGRKHHSPTLVGDGQHLYLDAVSTLVSCAALLLVVFTGNVVYDSAAALILGVFIVVNGYRMVRRSVSGLMDEVDVATVQHVVAELQEHREPAWIDVHNLRVVRYGANLHIDCHITMPYYFSLEQTHAEVHRIEVLVDQEFEVQVEMFVHADPCNFAACSHCRMPECPVRQHPFSQEIPWTLANVVKNERHQLAEVVE; translated from the coding sequence ATGGCCTCTCGACTGCTTGCCCGCTCCATGTTTTCGTTGCCGCTGAAAACGCGCTTCGCCCTGCTTTCCCTGGTTGTAAGCGTGGTGTTGGTAGCCGTGAAGTTCTACGCCTGGCTGCTGACCCGCTCCCAGGCCGTACTGACCGATGCGCTGGAGTCCATTATCAACGTGGTAGCCAGCGGTTTTGCGCTGTACAGCATCTACCTGGCCAGCTTGCCCAAGGACGAAAACCACCCTTACGGACACGGTAAAGTGGAGTATCTGTCGGTGGGCTTCGAAGGTGGGCTGATCTGGATGGCGGGCGTGTACATCTTCTATACCGCGCTGCAGTCTTTGCTGCACCCACACGCCATAGCCCGCCCCGACTGGGGCATGGGCCTGCTGGCCTTTACGGCCCTGGTCAACCTGGGCACCGGGTTTCTGCTGGTACAGGCGGGCCGCAAGCACCATTCGCCTACCCTGGTCGGCGACGGGCAACACCTGTATTTAGATGCCGTGAGCACTCTAGTTTCGTGCGCGGCCCTGCTGCTGGTGGTGTTCACCGGCAATGTAGTCTATGACTCGGCCGCCGCCCTGATTCTGGGCGTGTTCATCGTGGTGAATGGGTACCGCATGGTGCGCCGCTCCGTTTCGGGGCTGATGGATGAGGTGGACGTAGCCACCGTGCAGCACGTAGTGGCTGAGCTGCAGGAGCACCGGGAGCCGGCCTGGATTGATGTGCACAACTTGCGCGTGGTACGCTACGGGGCCAATCTGCACATCGACTGCCACATCACCATGCCCTACTATTTCAGTCTGGAGCAAACCCATGCTGAGGTGCACCGCATTGAGGTGCTGGTGGATCAGGAGTTTGAGGTGCAGGTAGAAATGTTCGTGCACGCCGACCCCTGCAACTTCGCTGCCTGCTCCCACTGCCGGATGCCCGAGTGCCCCGTACGCCAGCATCCCTTCAGTCAGGAAATCCCCTGGACCCTAGCCAACGTCGTGAAAAACGAACGGCACCAGCTGGCAGAAGTGGTGGAGTGA